gagggAGACTGCTCCTAGCAAACCTAAGCCTGTCTTTGGGTTAGGCCAGAACCGAGTGGACAGGCTGAGGAGTACGTGTCAGCTCTGCCTCATTCCCCAGCTGCCGCCCTGAGGCAGGTGTttcagctttcccagctccagaaCATTCAGTGGCACAATTCAGACAACGTGGAATGGAGTACACTGGATGAGCATACAAGGTTTGAACGGGACACAGCAGCTTTCCCGAGGGActgcctgccagcacagaggTGCTCAGCAGAGCGCAGGGCTCTGGCCTCGCTGCACAAcacccctctcccacccccagAACGCTCCTGTGTGCCTGAAACATGGGAAATGGGCTACTAGACCTGAGTGAGTGGCAAGAACTTCTGGTAATAGCTCTTGGTAACGTCAATCATGAGTTCCTGGGTGCATTCCGGGAGCTCCCCAGAGAAGAGTCCTGGAAGAAGAACGGTATGGCCATCAGTCATTGTGTACCACCTATGCACTGAAACAGAGACTTCCACAGGTTAAAACTGTTACCTTTCAGTGCAGCAAGTGCCTGATACCTTTATTTTTAGGCACTAAATGCTAATGGGCATGTTTGTCATAGAAATcccatttaaaataagaatatcCATGTTATCTGCACTTTTGTGAGTGATAAGGGAAGATAAAGGGAGCATACCTGGGCAGCCCGAGAAGACAGTGAAAGGTGGAACTACGGTTTCAGGAGGCAGTACTGTGTTGTCTAAAATTTTGCAGCAGTCCTTCAAAACACATCTACGTCcctaaaacagagaaaaggaaaagtttatATTTACAACACTATAAACAAGAGGTTTTCTTATTACTGATATGCTACCTAAATTTCATGAAGATTATTGCTCAAAACATATCCTTTATAAGAGATCACAGGAATAAATATTTACCCTGACTGAATGCTCCTCCTGACAgaattaacttttctttttgaggaaaaatgtCTGCTTGCTTTCAGCTAGCGCAGGCACAATTGCACATTAACTTATCAGTTGCCAAACTGgcaccaaaaacccaaaccaagcaGTAACAGCAAGGCTTTCCCTCAGCACACCGTAGCCTTGACTATTTGGTCTTATTTACACAGGAACACAATTCCACTTGTACTCTGTGGCCAGGCTGCATTCCCTGGGCAATCCCATTAGCCACAGGGACAACACTGTTGTGTTGGGATGGATtttccagccagcagcagctgaacccGCTGTCCTCAGAAAAGGAAACCTGAAAGCTCAGCCtcctgcagagaaggaagaggagcaggaaggaacagCGCAGAGAAGGTGAGCAGACACCTCTCAGCTGTTGTCACAAGGCCTCAGCAGCACCCAGGAGttcacagaaaacacagaaatagcaCTCACAATGACACAGTTCTTGCCTATGTGCACATAGGAGCCGATCTGGGCCGCGTTGACAACACAGTCCTCTTCGATGAAGACGTGGTCACCAATGTGCAGAGGGAAGAAAGCCACCCTGCAGCACGAGAGTATTTGTTTGTATCCAGCAAACAAACTGACACTGCCGGACAAAATCACCCCGGGGAGTCTCCTGCCCCAGACAGATTAACAGATGTGGATCTGGTGCTAAGGGAGACAGAACAGTTTCTGGGTTTCTCCTCTCTAAAGGATGGCCCAAATGAGAAGGAAGATGTTGtgaataaacacaaaaaaacctgaagcaTGCTCTTGAAACATTTGCTATTCTAATCTATCCCTTTCCACCCACCAGTCCGATGGGAACACCAACCCTCAAGGCACAGCTCAGCATCTGAGGAAAAAGCAGTTTTGAGAGATGCATTTCTGCAAATTGCTGCAAAAGGAACAGAGTTCTCGGAACAAAAGACTCAGTCAagctgacagatttttttttttaggtatcTCCCTAAAGGAAGGGGTCTCTTACCCCTTACTGAACTTCTTGAAGGGCGGCCTGATGACGCTGCGACTCTTCACCACGCAGTGCCGTCCCACCCGCACGTTCGCCAGGTCCCCGCGGATGATGCAGTCGTTCATAACTATTGTCTGCAGAAGGACACACAGGTaaaccagctccctctgctACCTGTGGTGGCAGTTATTACACAAACTCATGCCAAGACCTGGCCACTCCAGCAAGATTAGCTTGCTTTAGGGACGATTCTTTCAGTCAAAAGAAAAGTGACAACAAAGCAAAAGTACAGGAGGTCGGAACCACCAGCTGTGCTCCTGGTCATGCCAGCGAGCATTACAGAGCCAGGCTTAGGCACAGAACAGCAGGGTGTTGTGGTGCGGATGAGAGCGGCAGGCGCGGCCGGCAGCGGCTCAGCGATGCTGCGGGACAGCAGCGCCGGGCACCGCGGGCAGGGCACGGGGGACCGGGCAGGGGCACGGCAGCCGCCGCCCGGCGCTCACCTTGCCGTTGAGGACGATGTTCTGGCTGCCGCACAGCACGGACTGCCGGCTCACCTTGTTCCCGGAGGCCTGCGGGGAGAACGGGCGGTCACGGCGGctgccccgggccccgccgcccccgcagCGCCCCGGCGAGACCGGCTCGGCCCCGCGGCCTCCCCCCGACCCCCGTGCCCCCGCTCCCCGCACCGTCTCGATGTACTCGGACTTGTTGTAGAGCATCTCGCTGAGCTCCATGGCcgctccgcccggccccgcccggcccgcgccGCTTCCGCCGCGTCACCTCCGCCGGGCccgcgccgctgccgccgcgccCCGGTTGCCATGGaggccccggcggcggcggcggccctgAGCGGCGCCGACAAGGAGAAGGTACGGGGCCCGGCGGGaccgggccggggccggggccgtcCCGGGGCCGTCCCGGTGCCATCCCCACGGGTGTCTCTTGCAGCTGCGGGAGAAGCTGGCGCTGCTGAGGCGGGAGTACAGCGAGACCGTCATCCGGCTGCGGGTgagcgggccgggccgggccgggccgggggcacCGGGGCACCGCCGGCCGGTCCCAGCCCCGCCGGGG
This region of Hirundo rustica isolate bHirRus1 chromosome 15 unlocalized genomic scaffold, bHirRus1.pri.v3 SUPER_15_unloc_BUSCO_378949at7742, whole genome shotgun sequence genomic DNA includes:
- the DCTN5 gene encoding dynactin subunit 5, with the protein product MELSEMLYNKSEYIETASGNKVSRQSVLCGSQNIVLNGKTIVMNDCIIRGDLANVRVGRHCVVKSRSVIRPPFKKFSKGVAFFPLHIGDHVFIEEDCVVNAAQIGSYVHIGKNCVIGRRCVLKDCCKILDNTVLPPETVVPPFTVFSGCPGLFSGELPECTQELMIDVTKSYYQKFLPLTQV